In Pseudomonas sp. HR96, the DNA window CTACGGCATCGACCCCGACGAGTTTCGCGCCTGCCTCGATTCGCCGGACGCCGCAGTGTTCATGGCCTGGCTGAATGGCCGTGCGGTCGGCCACCTGGTGGTGACCACTCACTGGAACGGCCTGGCCCAGGTCGACGAGTTGGCGGTGGATGCCAGCGCCCGGCGCAAAGGCGTGGCCCGGGCCCTGCTGGAGGTGGCGGGCTTCTGGGCGCACAAGAAGTTTCTGCCGGGAATCGTCCTGGAGACCCAGAATAACAACCTCGATGCCTGCCGACTGTACGAGAGCTGTGGCTTCGTGCTGGGTGGCAGCGACTGCCTGCGCTACAAGGGTATCGATCCGCAGACCGAGGAAGTGGCGTTGTTCTGGTATCGGCTATTCTGAGGCAGGCACCGGCCTATCCCAGCATCACCTTGGCGTGTTCGGCGACGATCTCCAGCAGCGCGCGCAACGCCGATGACGGCGAGTGCTCCTTGAGCGTCAGGGCATACAGGGTGATCGGCACCGCAGGCGCCAGCGGGCACACGTCCAGGCCGGCAGCCTTGGCGCCCAGCGCGGTGAAGGGGTCGACGATGGCCAGGCCCTCGCCGGCTTCGACCATGCTGCGCATCATCTGGTAGGTCTGCACCCGCGTCTGCACGATCGGCACCGGCCGCAGTGCCGTCAGCCGCGCATCCAGCGCCGCGCTCAACGGGTCTTCACCATCGAGCCCGACCATGGCCTGGCCGGCCAACTCCTGCACGCCGACGTATTTTTGCCGCGGCTGCAGCCAGCCATGGGGCGCCAGCAGCTGCAGTTTGCCCTGGGCCAGCGCCTGCTGATGCAGGCTGGGGTGTTCCGGGGCATGCAGGCTGAAGCCCACCTGGCTTTCGTGAAGCAGCAGGCTGCGCACGATCGCCTGGGTGTTGGCGCTGGCCAGGTGACAGGGAGTTTCCCGATAGCGCCGGCGCAGGGCGGCGAGGCTCTGGGGCAACAGGTGCTGGCCCAGGGTCGCGGTGCTGACCACGCGCAGGGGCGGGTCCTGGTGCTGGCGCAGGGCACTGGCCTGCTGGCGCAGCTTGTCGAGCCCGGCGTACAACTGCTCGATACCGCCCTGCAGCTCGCGGGCCTCGGGGGTGGGTTGCAGTTTGCCACGCACGCGGGCGAACAGCAGGAAGCCCAGTTCCCGCTCGACGTCATTGAGGAGGTGATCGGTCGCTTCGACCGTCAACTGCAACTGTTCGGCAGCCGCACCCAGGTCGCCGCTTTGCAGGGTCGCCTGGATCACTTCGATATGGCGCAGTCGCATGGGGGTAGTCCGTGCCCGATTAGCTAGTCGAGCAGCATCCTACCGCAAACGAGCCGTTGGTCGGCCCGTTCGATGCCGGAAAAGTCATTCGGCGGCAGGTTCGGCCTTGACCGTACCGTGTTCGGTTTCGCGGGTGATTTCGACGTTGCTCTGCACGACCACGAACAGGTCGCCTTCGATGTGCTTGACGCGGTCACCGATCGCCAGGCGATAAGTGGTGATCGGCGCAGAGAGGCTGCCCCCATCGGCGTCGAGTGTCGATTCCTGGAATTCGTGAACCGGGTACACCCGGCCTGCGGCATCCCTTGCATGGAATTGTCCGACGAGTACTGCAGCCATTTGATACAACCTCTGGAAAAAGCGCGACTTGATTTGCGCTTTGTAGACCACTGTTTTTGTACGGAGTTTTACCGCAATACAAATAAATCTGGGCAAGCGAGGCGGGCGTTGGCCGGCCAGCGCCCCAGTATGGAGGTTTTCGCTGCGCTTGGATGCAGGCATTGGTCGCAACGGCCGCCCGCTGCATCTCGCATGCGCTGCGCAGGGCGTATAAACTGCCCGGCAGCGTGCCGAGCCCCCAGCGCCTCGGCACACCTGCAAGCGATCGAGAAGCGAACAAGAGAGTCTGCCATGGGCGCACAGTGGAAAGCTAAACACAGAGAAGCAGCAGCCAACGCCAAAGGGCGGATCTTCGGCAAGCTGGCCAAGGAAATCCAGATCGCCGCCCGCGCTGGCGCCGACATCGACATGAACCCGCGCCTGCGGCTGGTGGTGGAGCAGGCGAAGAAGGCTTCGATGCCGCGCGAAACGCTGGAGCGGGCCATCAACAAGGGTGCGGGGCTGTCCGGTGAGACCGTGCAGTACACCCTGGTCAAATATGAAGGTTTCGCGCCGCACCGCGTGCCCTTGATCGTCGAGTGCCTGACCGACAACGTCAACCGCACCGTGGCGGAAATCCGCGTGCTGTTCCGCAAGGGCCAGTTGGGCGCGGAAGGTTCGGTGTCGTGGGACTTCAACCACGTCGGCATGATCGAGGCCTCGCCGGTGTCGCCGGACGCCGACCCTGAGCTGGCCGCCATCGAAGCCGGTGCTCAGGATTTCGAACCGGCCGAGGAGGGCGCCACGCTGTTCCTCACCGAGACCACCGATGTTGACGCCGTGTGCAAGGCGCTGCCCGAGCAAGGTTTCACCGTGGATTCGGCGAAGATCGGCTACGTCGCCAAGAATCCGGTGAGCCTTAGCGATGACGCGGAAATGGCCGAAGTCGAAGCCTTTCTCGATGCCATCGACGGGCACGATGACGTGCAGAACGTTTATGTAGGCCTGGCCTGACGTTGGCTGGCCTGTAGGTGTAGGACCGAGCTCGCTCGGGAACCGGTGCAACGCCATTCCCGAACGAGCTCGGTCCTACAGGGCAGCCGCCAGGCGCTGCACCACTTCGGCAAACACAGGCCGAGCCAGCACCTGAGCCTGCACGCAGTCGCGCTGCAAGGCCCACAGCGGCTCCAGCGGCTGGTCGCAGCGCTCCAGCCATTCGCCCAGCAGCAGGCCGTAGGCCCGCACTTCGATGCGCTCCACCGCCTGCGCCGCCAGGCTGCCGTCGCGCGGGTAGAAGCACGCCGCGCCGAAGTCGCCGAACAGGCAGTCGCCGTTTTCGTGCCAGAGAATGTTGTGCGCGTACAGGTCGCCGTGGTTGATGCCGTGGCCGTGCAGCTGCGCCGCCACCGAGGCCATGCCGGCGGCCATGCGCTTGAGCACCGGCGCGCTCAAGCGCAGGTCATCGGCGTAGACGTCGCGGGTGCAGGAGGTAAAGCTCGGCGCGCTGGCCAGGTTCAGGTAGGACGGGTCGATCAGGTCCATCACCAGGCCGTGGCTGCCTTGCGGATGGCCGCCGACCTGGCCCTCGACCTTGATCAGGTTGGCATGTTCGCCGGCGGCGATGCACGCCGCCATCTCGTTGAGCGGCGAACCGTCGCTGGTCATGCTGCCCTTGTAGAGCTTGACCGCCACTTCCAGCCCACGGCTGCGCCACAGCCCCTGCTGAATCACCCCCGAAGCCCCTTCGCCCAGCTGGCGGTGCAGTTGCAGGTCGCTCCAGTCGATGGTTGGCACTTTGCCCGGCGCATGGGGCGTGCAGAATTCTTCGCGCAGCGGGTTGCCGGCGTAGGCCAGCCAGGCCAGCCGCGGCAGGCGGTAGATCCACTCGGGCAGCTGCTCCAGGCGGTTGGCCGACAGGCGCAGCAGCTCCAGGTGCTCCATGGCCGCCAGGTTTGGCAGGGCCGTGAGGCGATTGCCCGAGAGCATCATCTTCTGCATGCGCGTGCATTGCCCGAGTTCTTCGGGCAGCTGCTCCAGGCAGTTGTCGGTGAGGATCAGCCAGCGCAGCAGGGGCGGCAGGGCGGCCGCCGGCAGGTGGCTGATGCGGTTGGCCTTGAA includes these proteins:
- a CDS encoding GNAT family N-acetyltransferase translates to MGGAQAGLVVRLADHSFADYVRGSDYGFRVQAYATAVPGQPVADWPRRAVPPYRKCYGIDPDEFRACLDSPDAAVFMAWLNGRAVGHLVVTTHWNGLAQVDELAVDASARRKGVARALLEVAGFWAHKKFLPGIVLETQNNNLDACRLYESCGFVLGGSDCLRYKGIDPQTEEVALFWYRLF
- a CDS encoding LysR family transcriptional regulator gives rise to the protein MRLRHIEVIQATLQSGDLGAAAEQLQLTVEATDHLLNDVERELGFLLFARVRGKLQPTPEARELQGGIEQLYAGLDKLRQQASALRQHQDPPLRVVSTATLGQHLLPQSLAALRRRYRETPCHLASANTQAIVRSLLLHESQVGFSLHAPEHPSLHQQALAQGKLQLLAPHGWLQPRQKYVGVQELAGQAMVGLDGEDPLSAALDARLTALRPVPIVQTRVQTYQMMRSMVEAGEGLAIVDPFTALGAKAAGLDVCPLAPAVPITLYALTLKEHSPSSALRALLEIVAEHAKVMLG
- a CDS encoding YebC/PmpR family DNA-binding transcriptional regulator, with translation MGAQWKAKHREAAANAKGRIFGKLAKEIQIAARAGADIDMNPRLRLVVEQAKKASMPRETLERAINKGAGLSGETVQYTLVKYEGFAPHRVPLIVECLTDNVNRTVAEIRVLFRKGQLGAEGSVSWDFNHVGMIEASPVSPDADPELAAIEAGAQDFEPAEEGATLFLTETTDVDAVCKALPEQGFTVDSAKIGYVAKNPVSLSDDAEMAEVEAFLDAIDGHDDVQNVYVGLA
- a CDS encoding leucine-rich repeat-containing protein kinase family protein produces the protein MDTLARLKAGQLAGSTRLTLNCGLTEFPREIFDLADTLQILDLTGNRLSSLPEDLGRLEHLQILFCSFNDFTEVPACVGDCRQLSMVGFKANRISHLPAAALPPLLRWLILTDNCLEQLPEELGQCTRMQKMMLSGNRLTALPNLAAMEHLELLRLSANRLEQLPEWIYRLPRLAWLAYAGNPLREEFCTPHAPGKVPTIDWSDLQLHRQLGEGASGVIQQGLWRSRGLEVAVKLYKGSMTSDGSPLNEMAACIAAGEHANLIKVEGQVGGHPQGSHGLVMDLIDPSYLNLASAPSFTSCTRDVYADDLRLSAPVLKRMAAGMASVAAQLHGHGINHGDLYAHNILWHENGDCLFGDFGAACFYPRDGSLAAQAVERIEVRAYGLLLGEWLERCDQPLEPLWALQRDCVQAQVLARPVFAEVVQRLAAAL